One window of Mixophyes fleayi isolate aMixFle1 chromosome 3, aMixFle1.hap1, whole genome shotgun sequence genomic DNA carries:
- the NCEH1 gene encoding neutral cholesterol ester hydrolase 1 has product MRTSTVLLTALTAVISYYVYSPLPHTLSEPWKLMLLDATFRCAQDISNLAHYVGLGHHLHVLNFVSSYFDKLDPISTLNLKVTDTVFDGVEVRIFEPEKELDGTLKRSIIYIHGGGWALGSARTRSYDSLCRRISEDVNAVVVSIEYRLVPNVHFPEQVNDAFVATKYFMQPEVLARYSVDPHRIAISGDSAGGNLAAAVCQQVAQDKSITTKVKLQSLVYPVLQIFDFNTPSYQQNMDMPILSRFVMIKFWLDYLNGSHSFAHAMLVNNHTSLDISETVALRKLLNWNSLLPLSFKKNYEPVIQRVGNPSIVREVPALLDIRASPLIAHKDILQKLPKTYILTCEHDVLRDDGTMYVKRLEEAGVDVTHDHYEDGFHGCMLFATWPTYFSAGARTRDGYVKWLTENL; this is encoded by the exons ATGAGAACATCGACCGTCCTGCTCACTGCACTGACAGCGGTCATATCTTATTATGTGTATTCTCCGCTCCCCCACACCTTGTCAGAGCCATGGAAACTCATGCTGCTAGATGCCACCTTCAGATGTGCACAGGATATA AGCAACCTGGCCCATTATGTAGGCCTTGGTCACCACTTGCATGTCTTGAATTTTGTTTCAAGCTACTTTGACAAGTTGGATcccatatcaactttaaatctaaAAGTGACGGACACAGTATTTGATGGGGTGGAGGTCAGGATATTTGAACCTGAGAAGGAGTTGGATGGAACATTGAAACGCAGCATCATTTATATCCATGGTGGAGGATGGGCCCTTGGAAGTGCCA gaaCGAGGTCCTATGACAGCCTGTGTCGAAGAATATCGGAAGATGTGAACGCGGTTGTTGTTTCCATTGA gtATAGGCTGGTTCCAAATGTTCATTTCCCAGAGCAAGTAAATGACGCTTTTGTTGCCACAAAATACTTCATGCAACCAGAGGTTCTCGCCCGGTATTCTGTGGACCCGCACAGGATTGCCATATCTGGAGACAGTGCCGGAGGAAACTTGGCTGCTGCTGTGTGTCAGCAG GTTGCACAAGACAAGAGTATAACAACCAAAGTGAAACTGCAATCTTTAGTCTATCCTGTACTCCAGATATTCGATTTCAACACTCCTTCTTACCAGCAAAACATGGACATGCCAATATTGTCTCGATTTGTCATGATAAAGTTCTGGCTCGACTACTTAAATGGGAGCCACAGTTTTGCTCATGCAATGCTGGTTAATAACCACACATCTCTGGACATAAGTGAAACCGTTGCACTCCGAAAACTTTTGAATTGGAATTCGTTATTACCATTGTCCTTCAAAAAGAACTACGAGCCTGTAATACAAAGAGTTGGCAATCCCAGTATTGTCCGAGAGGTACCTGCATTACTCGACATCAGGGCATCTCCATTGATTGCACACAAGGATATCCTTCAAAAGCTTCCAAAAACCTATATCTTAACTTGTGAGCATGATGTTCTAAGAGATGATGGCACTATGTATGTAAAACGACTGGAGGAAGCGGGAGTGGATGTCACTCATGACCACTATGAAGATGGCTTCCATGGCTGTATGCTTTTTGCTACCTGGCCCACTTACTTTTCAGCTGGTGCCCGGACAAGAGATGGCTATGTCAAATGGCTTACTGAGAAcctttaa